In Lepisosteus oculatus isolate fLepOcu1 chromosome 29, fLepOcu1.hap2, whole genome shotgun sequence, the genomic window ttccccccatactGTAGAAATATAAATGCGATGGTCAGGTCCACCGTGAAACGTTGGTGAACACAAGCCTATAataatctgttgtttttttttgtcgggTGAGCGTGAGGCGGCTCGGTAAACAGTGGCGGTAGCCGGTAAGAAAATGGCCGAGGTCGTGTTACAGCAGCCTTCAGGTCCAGATGACCCTCGGGCTCGAAAAGACTCTTTTTAATATCGACGTTTTTGAAAGCGTGCCTTTCCATAGAGGCGCGACGGAGGCAcgtatgtctgttttttttttaagatggggggggggtttgacttgttttgttttctttcatgagCTACGTTCTTTTGCGATGTTTACAggtcatttgtgtttttaatggtgtgtttttttaaacacggCGTATAAACGTTATTCCCATGTAGGGATACGGTGATACGAGTAGGTGGGTAATTTGGCGTGTGGTGAACAATCTCTACGTATACGTCGGACATGTAATCGCTACGTATAGACACGTGAGATTTTAaagcatgtttcatttttttgttcgTTTTTAGTGTCCCTAAATGGTCAAACGTACCCCGATAGTCATTCGGGGTCGGTTCAAACTTTAGTTTAAGCAAATGTGTTTTACTTATGGCCTGTTACTGCGTAATGAGGGCGACATTGGGTGGTGCTCTTGGGAGGCAACGTGTTTTCGTAAGATAACGCAGGAGCGaccttaatataattattattattagtattaacgTATAAAATTCGTTTTGCAGTCAATATGGAAGCTAGAtcgtaaaaagttttagaaaaggTAGCTGTAATAATCTTCCTGTGTTAGTCGGAGAGGCCGTTGTAGAATTGTTAACACCACATGCTGCTTAATCCGCCGGATAAACCCAGTTTACCTCCCGTGCCTTCAGGAATTAGAAAAAAACGGTAAAACTTCTCACGAAACTTCCCGATGGGGTTTAAATCAGAACGACCTGTTTTTGGAATGTGTGGCGGCTTCATGTCGCTAATTTGATCGATCTTAAGAAGGAGCGTTTCAAACAGGCAAGGCCGATCTGTCGGGTTTATCGCCGCATCGATCACCGTCTTCCGATGTAGGGCTTTAGGAGCCCCGTTTCAGCATAACAATGGATTAGGCGGTGTTCAGTACGCCTGCGATATGTTCGTTTAAATTTAGCACAGTTAAAGGGCGAGAAAAGAGCCATTTAAGGAAAGAGCAGGTTTAGCTATTTGTAGGTGCCTCACCTGAAATATGCTATTGAGTTTCAGGATGTATTTTTTGCATCCAGCAGAGGAGACAACTAAAATGCTTTGCTTCCGTGCTTGATATTCACATTAAGCATTTACAACTGCGGTCTGCCGTTTTCCTTTCCTGTTGCTTGGAGAGATGTGAAGGAGCGCTGATGCAGTCTGACGTTGAGCTGGAGCCAGGTGATGTCAACTGAAAATCCCTTGTTCTTAGGCAGCTGGAAGCACTGTCTTGGCCTCCAGGATGGTGGAGAGGCATGTGATTAGTTAAATCTCATTATCTGCTATTATTCCAACACTTGTGATGCCGAAGGTCCGTGACTGAAAGGGCCGTACTGAGTTTGTAAGCAGGAAGCCACAAGCTGTGTCAGTAACTGGTCACGAGGGGAATTTAATTTTAACTGGGTAAAAACTAATTGAGGCCCACTCATAGGGGTTTGACTACTGTAGAGTTGTGTAACATAGTCAAGGATACAAAAGTAATTTGGGCCACTATAGTCTGTTAAGGAGGTAGAGGCTTGGTACATATCTTTCAGTTTATACCCATACGTCTCTGGTGTACTGTGCATAGCAAGGCCTGATGGGTCTGAGAACCTATCTGTTCTTGAATGAAGCCATGCCCAGCTATTGTTCACCAGCAGTGTGGCTGCATCTTTTTCCATACTAAAGCAGTCATTGCAAGATGACAGGGTGCTCGGTATTGTGCTAAGGAGGCGTCATGAATATGACCAAGAAAGCCGTCACAGTTAAATTGAACAGGGACAGTTATACATTCACAAACCGTGTTTTCGGAAAGTTGTGGgaatgtaaattatttaaatggtgTTTTGAAATTGTGGCTTGCACTGTCCACATCAGGTTCTGTTTGTGTAGAGCAAGCAATGAAAAATTGTTCAGTTAAAAGGGTAAGGAGTGAGACCTTGTGTTGAATTTACCAGTTTTTGCAGTGGGTTTTATTCACGTTATGCCTAAAGCATTATATAAGAGAAGATTTCTTGGCATACGGTTTATGTAAAATGTAGAATATTCTTCTTGGGAATTGTTTTCTAGAACAGTGGAGTTACTGTGCTGTTACTAGGTAAATCGTTTTCTGCTCGTTATGCAATGACAAGTGCTTTTGGTTGCTGTCTGCCAATAATACCGAGGGATACAACAGTCCCAGAGCTGAACTTTTCCTATAATGGCAGTGTCAGTTCATAAGTAAAATTAGCTTTCACTGTAGCACTGTGTGGCTGTAGTCTAACTGGGATTTTAAACATGGGGTTATTAGTCTCTTGTGTCCTCCCATTTATGAAATGCTATGGAAGTGTTactttttattgcatttcttttcacCAAAAAAACAGATTGCAATGGGCACAATAATACATTCAAGCTCCCATATTGTAGTTTTATACTATAGCATTTATATAGTATGTTACTGgtgtaaagaaaaacaattggcTCTTCATCACTTGTGGGGctcctttttaaatgttaagtgACTGTGGTGAGATGTGCAAAGTGAATGGGAACTGAGATTTGATTTTGAAAAGGGGGTTCCTGAGGGTGAGATTGGTAATTTGCTTAATGCGAACTGGGCAGGTTTTCGGTTAAACTATTTTAACTGAAGGAGTGTTGTATGGAAAAGAAAAGGTGAGAATGGCTAAAGTTCAGCCAACAAGTAAAGGGGGCATTGAGATGAAAATTTAAGTTGCTTTGCTTAGCATGGAACTTGGTAATTGTCGAAAGCCCTATGATGTGATTGAGGTCTGAACTAATATTTTTGAACACAAATGGTGATTCCTGTCCTTTGGTAGGGATACCGTTTCAGTGGTGAGTTGCAGCAGTAACAGTTGAAATTTTAAGCTAGTATCAAAGCATGGTACTTGCAATAGATTAATGTAATCAAAACAGCCCTGTTGCACTGCTCTGGGTCCACTTTGTGTCAGAAAGACTCCAGACACTAACATAGGAAATGATGTATAAAAAAAGCTGTTTAGGCGCCGCTATAGGTTTTGATCCCCTGTTCAGGAAGCAACATAAATCCTGTGATTCATAGATGTCTGTGTTGCAGTAaacctttttaaatgaaagttttaATATTGGCCAGGGTAATATTTTGGCAAGCACAAATAACAGAAGTCAGAACAATGTCTGCTGGTTCATACTGTTTTTGTTGCAGATTACTTCCTCCTCTATCCTAGTACAATATCCACCTGATTTCACTTAAGTTCTTCctggtaaaataaattaaaaagtccTTTGTGTATTATATGGAAGAATCTTTTGGTTGCACTTGATTTCGTGGAGGCATTTGGCAGTGGTAAGAGTATTTTATAAATAGTCAATAGTATTGAACTACTTCTATTGAATttgccaaacaaaaaaaactttcccatttaattttattacatttttgccTTTGCCAGTATTCATTGTATCAGACAATAAAGGAACATGCTACATATTCACTTCATTTCCCTGAAGTGAACACTTCtgtagtaaaggtttatttgtgTATAGCTAAAATCTCTTTCAGCGTACCTGTGTATTTAGTTTTGAATTCTGGCCTAGTTGGGCCTAGATTCTTTGGGGGCAAAGTAGCCTTTTCTGCATCTGACTGCTTAATAGGTTGCTTCAGCATTAAACTGCATTAACTTTGCATTAATTTTGAATGTGTTGCTATTTGACAAGCAATGACCTACTGGCCCCATCCAAAAGTTTAAATCGGGCACAAGGTCcttgtttttcaaatgtaatgTAAGTAAACAGTTGCCCTTCATTGGAATTTGCCCTTACTGTGATGGAGTCCATAGACCTTGTGTAGTTTATTAACTTTGAAACCCATTTTGAGAATTGCTCATTTCTATATACTTACTCCTTCGACAAACATTAACATGCTggaatattttcttgttttttcatgatttttagtaagttttttttaatttgattctaTTGGGTAGGGACAGTTTGCTTGGTTAATTTTCAGCAGCTGCGTTTCCTAGTTACTGATACAAAATATAGCACTCTTTGAACTTAATGTTACCTTACCCTGTGTTTTGCTGAACTAATCAGGTTGTTTGCAGCTATCTTTGTATAGTGTTTTTatgggcaaaatatattttagatctTGGTGATCAAAGCATCATTTTTGTGTAGATggggaaaatgtatttcttgacCAGATCATGTATGTTAATATGGACAGGGTTTGTTTAGTAGGCAGTGCATATATTTCCCTTTGGAGACTGTACTGGCATGAAGGTGACCTTTCAGTTCAGCAAAACAAATGCAGTGCCTTCTAATTAAAGGTCACATGGTATTTACAGCTTGAGGCATTGCAGTTGTTGAGTATGTAAGGATTTTCCTTTTGAATAGATTGCCATGGCAAAAGATTTTTTCTTTATAGCTGCCAGGCTAATTCACAGCTTTAGTGCtggcttttttgcatttttgtctcCCGGGGTTGACGGTTGTAGTTTTCGGAGTCCTGCCGGTTTTAGACTTGCTTGTGttcatgagaaatattttaaggCTTTAAAGTGGATAGGCAGAGCTCAGAGTTTGAATGAACCTGCAAGACTTCTGCCCTTCAGCACTTATGGAGATTGTAGGTATGTTTACTTCAGTTTCCCCATGGTGATGGAATATTaggtgcacagctttgttgaaaatctagatgcatttgttttgagttttgaaaagcttttttttttttggaaggcaCATTTCTGCTGTACTGCTCTTCTAGTTTCATGGAAACTACAGCCTATGCATTTGTAACAGCTTTTGGGTTATAGTTATTTGAAAGGGAAAATATACCAAGTAGTTCACACACCAATGAAAGCAAAACGTGTGTATAGAATTTGCCTTTGTGTTGAAAAGGTGACTGTTCAATTTAGAAGTGCTTCAGATTCATGTTCTCCTGTAATCCACTTTTACAGCAGCTTCAGCTTTTTTGGAACACCTGCAGGATATTTGCCCATCTGTCTTGGGGGGTGATCTGCCAGTTTATGAATTCtcactttatttaaataaatcttaGAGCTTAGGATATTTTTAATTACTGGTGTAAAAAGCTTGCTGACGTATCCTTGAATGAAATTGCAAGCTTTGGTAGACATATTTTGAATGATCTGTCATTCTGACACCCACTACTCTTTGTTCTTTTGAGttcagtgtgttttcagaacatCTTTTGTATTAAGttgatttgttttaattctttgtttcaTTATTCTGCTTTCTGTTACCTGGCGTTGGATTTGAGCATCATACTGAGGATGAGAATGAATTTGAAATAGCTCTTCGGTCAGCATCAAAGCTTGCATTCCATGATGCAGACTGTCATGTTAAATTGGTATTTGATGGAAGGGTTTTCCTTTTAATGAACTTGATTGCTAGCTTTACAAACACAAAGGGAAATGATCATACAATTTGTATCATCATAACAGCCACTATGCAGATGCTAAGGTTAATAAGCATGTGGCATGCTCTTTGCATTTGCTAAACCTCAGATGGTACTGCAAATCCAAGGCCTTTTctgttttatgcttttttttccccccatttaaCTTTATTCTAAACTCtaatctgttctctttctttttgcctgctttgttttaattaaccACAAAACTCACTCCTCAAAAACCCCAAATGCTCTGAATAAAATGCACCGACTCGCCTGTTGGCCTCAGCGGGGTTCATCAAGTCCCCCCTGTCCCAAATGAAACTGACTGAAGACAGTGCTGAGCTGCACTGCGAGGTCACTGGCAGCCCCATCCCCGAGGTTCAGTGGTGGTTTGTGGAGGGCGAGGAGCCCAACGAGACTTTCACGCAGCTCTTTGATGGGGCGCGCCAGGAGCGGGTCAGGATCAACGCGACCTACATCCTCCACGCCACCAGTGCCGTTTACCTCGCCAACCTCACGCTGGGGGACTCGGGTACTTACGAGTGCCGAGCTTCCAATGACCCCGACCGCAACGACCTGAGGAAGACCCCCCGAATCAAGTGGATCCGCTCGCAGGCTAACGTTCTCGTGTTTGAACGTGAGTGGTGGTGGGGGGCCACCAGAGAAATCTGGCGGCGGCGAGCAACTTGCTCCCCTCCTACAACCTCCTGCTCTACCTGCCCCCCCCCTCCATGTCATACCCCTAGATTACAGCTCAGTAGAGTAATGCCAGTGCTCAACGCTTTATAGCAGGAATTGtctgtagatgtactgtagtattctAAACGAGGAAACGATACGTGTaaacttgaatgaaaactgCTGTCCCTTGGTCTTTGGTCCCATGATGTTACAAAGATCTTTCTCAGTTTTCCGTCTGTGGGCAGTTCCTGTTATTCAAACACCCGTCGTGCAGAAAGCTTTACCCTGGGTGTGAGCCTTCCAAATCCCAGTCCCAGTAATGTCCCAGTAAAGCATCAGCCCTCTAGCTGTCTTCCGAACGAATATGGCAGGACAGCGTTGTGCCTTATAATACTGGACAGAAGGTGTGTGCTACACAAATAGCCGCATCGGTTTTAGAATTAAGGGGATTACACTTAGAGCAGTCAGACGTTAGCTAACGTTTCACTCTTCTCAAGCGCTGCCAGCAGTTGGACTATTCTCGCTGTTGCGCATGAGCCTTTTCCGAACAAAAATGGGGTTTAAGGTAATCATTACCCTGGCAGTTATGGTTGCTAACAGTCTTAATAGATTCCTGGATCTGTAAACAGTTGACAATTTCCAAAACTCTTTCATTTATGGTTCAGTATTATAATGCAGCTGAGTtcagtgtgtatgttttctgaaCCGATGTTGATTTTTGTGTGTAACTTCTCCAATTTGAGTATCTCCCTACCTATCTCTTTCCTTAAGCATTGCCTAATCACCGTCCTTTGTCTTTAGTAAATTTAGTAAAAGTGGCATTTCTGGTTAGCAATTTCGTATGGTAGCTGGGCTCGAAATTGTACAAGAATGTCTTTTGAGTTGATGCGGTATATTAAGGATTTATAAATATCCCTGACGTAACCTTCCAATGGGTTGGCATCTTCATGTAGACAACCCATCTTTTCTGGAAGTTTGGATTCTAATAAATATGGCTGTTTACAGGGTATATTCTCAGTGTGTTAACCACCATGGTGTTTTAGTTTCATCTTAGGTTTTTGTGGAATTTCGAGACCTTTAAGTTTTCCCTTCAGTTGCCCTCAACCATGTTATATTTTTCCATTTAGAATCTGTTTTGTGGTGTGATGTGACTGCTgtagtttttaatgttttgtgtttttatccaCACGCCTTGGTGTGCTTTAAGCTTTGGAGACAACGCTTGCAGAAAAGATTTAAAGCTTTAGTTGTCCAGTCCAAAGGTGAAATCCTTTTCCTCATGTAGGCTTTAGTATTTAGTGTTTTGAAAATCAGTTTACGCAAGTGTTTATGCAGAGTTTAACTCACCCTTATGAAGCGTGTCTGTAACAGTGTTCGAGCGATGTTGGCAGaaacatttcagatttttctaaaATAGGTTTTAAACAGCTTAAAGGTGATTCTACATTTATCAAATCAATTTTAAACTTAAGGTAAGTCTAAAGGGCCTATTATTGTTAATTGAGTAATTTTATGCTATGTACCTGGTATATGTATATGTGCACTTGCACAGTTTTCTAACATCTTTCTCTTGGATGCATACAGCTCCTCCGATAAACACCTCTTCTGTGGCACTTGGCGATAACACAACCCTTCTATCCTGCAACTTAACGAGCCCACCATCTCCAGTTAAAGGTCATTACTGGGCGAAAAATGGGAAGAAGCTGAAAGATACAGAGGACGGGAGCACAGACCAAAGCATGACGCACGTGTAAGGCACTTCATAGGCTTATATTTGGGAATGAAATATGATTAGTAGAATGCAATTGTGCTAGAATGCATTTTGGCCTTTTCCCTATGCTGTTTATGGGGGAGGAACATCTTTCATTCAAGGGGTCTTGCAGGAGAACTGGTGTCCAAGGGCTCTTTTAGCAGGGTTTTTCTCTCCATATTTATGCTGCCTGTTATAATGGTGGCGCTTGCTCTGGCAGAGGCCCAGGCACTTGGAAAGAAATGACACGCTGAGCCGGATAGGGCAGACGTGCGTTTCTCCCCATAGCGGCATTCCGCAAGCTCAGTAGTCGCTAGAATGAGGATTAGTGCTCTTGTAATGCAGCTTCTGTGCTGACCCCAATTCCCCGTGAGGTTGGAAGGCTTGCACTTTGTAGATAACAAGCACTTTATTGTTCTGTTTGGAAAGTCCTGTGAAAGTGTTTTTCTTCAGCTTAGTATTTCCCTTAGCAGGATGTCTTTTTAGCTGTCTGTTTGTGAAACATGAAGGGTGTTGTAGCATAGTTCGTCTGGAGTTTGGGTTTGAAGGACTTCAAAAAGGGGTCTTTGGTTTCCTGAAtggggttttgtttttcaaacactTTCTGCTTTTGGCTTTCTCTCTAGGGTGAAGACTTCTGAAAGTGATGCTGGAGGCATATATACTTGTGTGTTTCTCACTACTCCTGAAGCCAATGGCACTATTGAAGTAAAAAGTAAGTATGGGATATGCTTTTTTGAGTACTTGAGTGAAAAGATCAAGGCTTATACTTTGAAGGCACCTTATTGTAGCTTTGCTTAAGTTTTGGCAAAAACTATAGGAAACCTCGCTTGTTAAACTGGATACACTTTTAGTCCATTGTTGTATGCAGTGCTTTCTATATGGTCTTGGTGAAACTGCATGTTTGTCTTTCTCAACAGCTAAGCCTCAGGCTAAAGCTTACAAACATTCTGAACATGGAAATGAAAGGGACAAAGGAGCTCTCACTTGTGTTGGCCATGGATATCCCCTGCCAACAACCTGGTCATGGTACATGATGCAAGATGATGAGAAAAAGGTATGTCCCTTTCTCAGGCTTAGTACAGTACCGTATCTTGGTTTACTTGTAATTCATTTGGTTTCTGAAAGTTTCCATCAATGTGTAGCGTTGCTAATCCGTGTAGATGTTTATTTCAAAATTCACGTATTTTCTCTTggtaatgacatttttttatatgCATATAAAGCACAACGTGGGGCCAACTCTGCATTCAAGATCATCTCTTTTCAGTAACCTGAATCTGATCAGTAATAGTACAAATGAATCAATAATTGATGCAAATCGTTCCCTCAGCAGAAAAGTTAACTTTCTGCTTTTGAAAGTTAGACCATTTTCCAGTGTTCCAAAATTAGACCAGGTTTTGAAGCCTTAAAAGTGTTAATGAATAAACCACACTTTTGCACAATCTGTTACATTCAATAAATAGTACTTGTGTATCAAAGTGTGCAGAAATATGATGTTGAAGTTTGTACCCTGCGGAGGTTGTTCTGATTTCTTTGCAATTTGACCAGGGGTGCCCAAACTGTAGCTGGATTCGAGGGGGTTGTGGGTTAGGGCTACTCTGATGGGTTTATGGGTTACATGTTGGGACACTGCCGCAGTGGCACAGTAAGGTGAGTTTTGATGTGTTAGAAAAGAGGCTATCAGGTCCTTGTATATTCTTGGCTACCTGGTTATCACCGACTAAAACTTGATTTCCTTTGCCTGAAGGCTATTGTTAACGGGACTTCTGACAAGTATGAAGTTAAGAGCACGCCCGAGAAGACAACGCTGTATATTGATAACCTGGACATGGAGTTGGACATGGGCAACTACATCTGCTACGCGGAGAATGAGATTGGCAATTCCACTGACAAGATCTTCTTGCGCGTGCGCAGCCGGCTAGCTGCCCTGTGGCCCTTCCTGGGCATCGTTGCAG contains:
- the bsg gene encoding basigin isoform X2, giving the protein MTLGLEKTLFNIDVFESVPFHRGATEAPGFIKSPLSQMKLTEDSAELHCEVTGSPIPEVQWWFVEGEEPNETFTQLFDGARQERVRINATYILHATSAVYLANLTLGDSGTYECRASNDPDRNDLRKTPRIKWIRSQANVLVFEPPPINTSSVALGDNTTLLSCNLTSPPSPVKGHYWAKNGKKLKDTEDGSTDQSMTHVVKTSESDAGGIYTCVFLTTPEANGTIEVKTKPQAKAYKHSEHGNERDKGALTCVGHGYPLPTTWSWYMMQDDEKKAIVNGTSDKYEVKSTPEKTTLYIDNLDMELDMGNYICYAENEIGNSTDKIFLRVRSRLAALWPFLGIVAEVIILVTIIFIYEKRRKPDEIVDDDDSGSAPLKSNAAANHKDKNVRQRNSN
- the bsg gene encoding basigin isoform X3, with product MVCDKARTMAVFCTAGVLLVFLYGASAMTAGFIKSPLSQMKLTEDSAELHCEVTGSPIPEVQWWFVEGEEPNETFTQLFDGARQERVRINATYILHATSAVYLANLTLGDSGTYECRASNDPDRNDLRKTPRIKWIRSQANVLVFEPPPINTSSVALGDNTTLLSCNLTSPPSPVKGHYWAKNGKKLKDTEDGSTDQSMTHVVKTSESDAGGIYTCVFLTTPEANGTIEVKTKPQAKAYKHSEHGNERDKGALTCVGHGYPLPTTWSWYMMQDDEKKAIVNGTSDKYEVKSTPEKTTLYIDNLDMELDMGNYICYAENEIGNSTDKIFLRVRSRLAALWPFLGIVAEVIILVTIIFIYEKRRKPDEIVDGSAPLKSNAAANHKDKNVRQRNSN
- the bsg gene encoding basigin isoform X1 is translated as MVCDKARTMAVFCTAGVLLVFLYGASAMTAGFIKSPLSQMKLTEDSAELHCEVTGSPIPEVQWWFVEGEEPNETFTQLFDGARQERVRINATYILHATSAVYLANLTLGDSGTYECRASNDPDRNDLRKTPRIKWIRSQANVLVFEPPPINTSSVALGDNTTLLSCNLTSPPSPVKGHYWAKNGKKLKDTEDGSTDQSMTHVVKTSESDAGGIYTCVFLTTPEANGTIEVKTKPQAKAYKHSEHGNERDKGALTCVGHGYPLPTTWSWYMMQDDEKKAIVNGTSDKYEVKSTPEKTTLYIDNLDMELDMGNYICYAENEIGNSTDKIFLRVRSRLAALWPFLGIVAEVIILVTIIFIYEKRRKPDEIVDDDDSGSAPLKSNAAANHKDKNVRQRNSN
- the bsg gene encoding basigin isoform X4 translates to MVCDKARTMAVFCTAGVLLVFLYGASAMTAPPINTSSVALGDNTTLLSCNLTSPPSPVKGHYWAKNGKKLKDTEDGSTDQSMTHVVKTSESDAGGIYTCVFLTTPEANGTIEVKTKPQAKAYKHSEHGNERDKGALTCVGHGYPLPTTWSWYMMQDDEKKAIVNGTSDKYEVKSTPEKTTLYIDNLDMELDMGNYICYAENEIGNSTDKIFLRVRSRLAALWPFLGIVAEVIILVTIIFIYEKRRKPDEIVDDDDSGSAPLKSNAAANHKDKNVRQRNSN